From Fusobacterium varium:
TTCATAACCTTCTCTTTCAAGAAAAAGATGATGTTGATTTTTATCTCCGTATCTAAAAACTTTATCTTCAATAGACGGGCAGTATCTTGGTCCAGTTCCATGTATAGTTCCATTAAATAACGGAGATCTTTCTCTATTATTTTTTATTATTTCATGTACAATTTCATTTGTATGGGCAATATAACATGATATCTGCTTTCTTCCTTTTAATTCTTCATCAGGTGTTCTTGTAGAAAACTTTAAGATATCTTCAGTTTCACCAGGTTGTTCTTCAATTTTTGAAAAATCTACTGTTCTTGCATCTATTCTTGATGGTGTTCCAGTTTTAAATCTAGCCAGCTTCAGTCCTGCTTTTTCTAATGATATTGGTAAATCATCTGAAGAAAGTTCTCCCATTCTCCCTCCACTGAAATGTTTATCTCCAATGTGAATAAGTCCTCTCAAAAAAGTTCCAGTGGCTATTATTACAAACTTTGCTCTATATTCTACTCCTTCTCTGGTTTTTATTCCAATAACTTTTCCATTTTCAACTATAATCTCTGTTACCATTCCCTGAATAGCGCTTAAATTATCACAATTCTCAATAGTTTTTTTCATTTCTTTACTGTATCTTACTTTATCTGCCTGAGCTCTTAAAGACCTCACAGCAGGTCCTTTTTTAGTATTAAGTATTCTTATCTGTATATATGTTTTATCAATATTTCTTCCCATCTCTCCACCTAGAGCATCTATTTCTCTAATAAGATGAGATTTTGCTGGTCCTCCAAGAGAAGGATTACATGACATCACTCCTATATTATCTAAAGTTATAGTAAAAATAGCTGTTTGAGCTCCCATTCGGGCAGCAGCTAAAGCAGCTTCACATCCTGCATGTCCTGCACCTACCACAATGACATCAAAATTTTGCATTTGTTCCTCCTACAATATATAAATTAAATTATTTTAAGTTTTCTAAATAATCAGCAGTTTTATTATCTGTTATGACTAATAAAACATCTCCCTTTTCTATTAGAGTATCTGCTGAAAGATTTGGTTTAAATGATTGATCTTCTTTTTTTATTCCAACTACGTTTACATTATATTTTTTTCTGATATCTAATTCTACCATAGTTTTCCCCCAGAAAACAGATGGAGCTTTTACTTCCAACAATAAAAATTCAGAAGAAAATCTTAAATGTTCTATCATATTAGGTTCCATAGCCAATTGTGCTACTCTTCTTCCCATATATTCTTCTGGATAAATAACTTTTGTTGCTCCTATTTTAGCCAAAACTTTTCCATGACTTTTACTCACAGCTTTAGCTATTATCTTTTCTATTCCAAGTTCTTTTAAATTAAGAGTTATCATTATACTTGGCTCAATATCACCAGTACATACAAAAGCTATATCATAGTTGCTTACACCTAATTCTTTTAAACTTTTAACATCAGTTGCATCCATTACAACAGCATTATCTACAATATTGCTGTTTATAGCTTCCTGTACAAGTTCCTCATCTATATCTAAAGCAAGAACTTCTTCATTAGATTCATATAAAGTTTGTGCTACACTTGTCCCAAATCTTCCAAGTCCTATAACTAAATACTGTTTCATTATTTCCTCCATTTATTTAATTATTAATTATCCAACTAAAATATTTTCTTTTGGATATTTAGATAAAGCTTTTTTCTTTGTTTCTCCAATAGCTAAAGCAAATGTCATTGGACCTAATCTTCCTACAAACATGGTAAATATTAAAAGAAGTTTAGAAAATGTTGTAAGATCTGGAGTTATTCCCAGAGTCAATCCTACCGTTCCAAAAGCTGATATAACTTCAAATACTATCTCTTCAGGACTAAAGCTTTCTGCTATAAGCATAAGCATTATCACAGCACTTACATATGTTAGTGCAAGAACCAATATTGCCAGCGCTCTATTCATTATTTCCCAATCAAGTCTTCTATTAAATATTTCCACATTTTCTTTCTTTTTTACTATTCCTATAACATAAAATAATATCACTCCAAAAGTTGTTGTTTTTATTCCTCCTCCTGTTGATCCCGGTGAAGCTCCTATAAACATTAAAATACAACACATAAAAATAGTTGAATTTCTAAGTTCTCCTAATGGAATTGTATTAAAACCTGCTGTTCTTAATGTAACACTCTGAAAATATGAAGCCAGTATTTTCTGAATAAAATTTAAATCCCCTAAAGTTGCTGGATTTGAATATTCTAATATAAAGAATAAAATCATACCTCCAAAAGTCAAAATTACAGATATTATAATAGCAACTTTTGATGTTAGATTAAATCTATCTATTCCTCTTCTTATGACCATAATAACAGAAGTAATTACAGCAAATCCTATTCCTCCAAGAGTTATTAAATACCCTATAGTTAGATTTATAATCGGATTAGCTTTATATGCTTCCAAATTATTGGAAAAAAGAGCAAATCCAGCATTACAAAATGCTGAAATTGAATGAAATATTCCATAAAATACGGCTTTATTTATCGGCATTTCTTTAGCAAATTCCCATGTAAGAATAATTGCCCCAATGCTTTCTATAACAAAAACTGTAAGAAGAAGTTTCTTTATAAAACTTGAAATTTCTCCACTACTGTCTGCATTTCTTTCTTCTTTTAAAAGTTCTCTCTCATAAAATGTCATTCTCTTTCCCATTGCCAGAAATAGAATTGATGAGAATGTCATTACTCCCAATCCACCTAGCTGAATAAAAAATATTATTACCAGATCCCCTGCTGGACTGAATACTTTACTTACATCTACTACTGTTAATCCTGTTACACATACTGCTGATACAATTGTAAATAAAGAAGATAAAAAATTCAATTTTTCTCCCTCTCGAAGTGAAAAAGGCATCATTAAAATAAATGTTCCTAATAGTATTGCAAATAAAAATCCTAATATCAGTTTTCTTGAAGGTGACAATTTTTTAAAATAATCTATATCCATAACCATGCCTCACAATTTCATTCTATATTTATTTACATAAATTTTTTCCCATATCTTATTAATTATACATTATTTTATCCCCCCTTTCAATCTTAAAAAAAACTACTTTATAAAATTATATAAAATTAAAAGAACCTGTATCTAATTATAAATTAGACTCAGGTTCTAAATTTCTTTTTTATTTTTCTTCAAAATTTATTTTTACTAAATTTTCAGCTATTTTTACAATAAGATCTCTTGCTTTTTCCATTGATTGAATACATACATACTCATATTTTCCATGAAAATTGTGTCCACCTGTAAAAAGATTTGGACATGGAAGTCCTTTATAAGAAAGTCTTGCTCCATCTGTTCCACCTCTTATTGGTTTAATGCAAGGTTTAATATTAAGTTCTTCCATAGATTTATGAGCAAGATCTATTACATACATTACAGGCTCTATTTTTTCTTTCATATTATAATAACTGTCTTTTACCTCTATTTCTATTTCTGCATCTTTATACTTTTTAGCTAAATATTGTACAGCATCTTTTATAAGAATTTTTTTCTCATTGAATTTTTTCATTGAATGATCTCTAATTATATAATTCATTGAAGTGTCTTCCACAGTACCTTTCATATCATTTAACAGAAAGAATCCTTCATAGTTCTCAGTATACTCTGGTCTTTGCTCTACTGGAAGCATAGAATTTAGTTCCATTCCTATAAGAATTGAATTTATCATACTATTTTTTGCTGTTCCTGGATGAATATCTCTTCCTTTTATTTTAATTACAGCTGAAGCTGCATTAAAATTTTCATATTCTAATTCTCCTATCTCTCCGCCATCTACTGTATAAGCAAATTTACAATCAAATTTCTTTACATCAAAAAGATTAGCACCTCTTCCAATTTCCTCATCTGGTGTAAATCCTATTTTTATCTTTCCATGCTTAATTTCAGGATGGTCTTTCAAATATTTTACAGCTTCAATTATTTCAACTATTCCAGCTTTATCATCTGCTCCTAACAGAGTTTTTCCATCTGTAACTATAAGATCCTGTCCTATATAATTTTTTAAATGTTCAAAATCTTTTGGAGAAAGAATTATTTCTAATTCTTTATTTAAAATAATATCTTCCCCATTATAATTTTCTATAATTCTTGGATTAACTCCTCTTCCATTGTAAGTAGGTGCTGTATCCATATGCGCTATAAATCCAATAGTTGGAATATCTAAGTCACAATTTGCTGGAAGTGCAGCCATTATATATCCATTTTCATCTAATGATATTTCTTCAAGCCCCAATTCTTTCAAATCTTCAATTATTACTTTTGCTAAATTCCATTGTATATCACTACTTGGACATGCTTTGTTTGAAGGATCTGAATCTGTATCAATTTTTACATACTTTAGAAATCTTTCAACTAAATTATTCATCAATAACAACTCCTTATATAATTTTAGTATCTATATTTTAGTACTTTTTTCAAATTATTTCAATCTCTATTTCTTTTTATTTTTCACCAGCCAGTATTAATTCTTCCTCTCTGGCTATTTGCAGTTGTTTTAATTGTTTCATTTCCCTTTTTATCAGAATAAATGTTAATACAGTTGCAATAAAGTCCGCTGTTGGAGCAGCAAACCATATTCCAGCTAATCCAAACATTCTAGACATTATTATTATACAAGGAATTAAAACTATTATCTGTCTTGAAAGGCTTATAAAAAGACTCAATTTAGGTTTTCCTACTGCCTGGAAATACACAGAGGATATTATTTGAAATCCTATTATAGGAAACATCATTGTATTTATTCTTAGTCCATGAGAGGCTATATCCAATAAAGCTTTTTCTCTTGTAAATATGAATATAAAATATTTTGATAAAAACTGAATAGTCAAGAAATCTACTATACATATTATAGAAGCTCCAAGTATAGCTTTACGAAGTGCTTCTCTTACTCTCGAATAAAGTTTCGCTCCATAATTATACCCCAATATTGGCTGAACTCCTTGATTGATTCCAAATATAGGCATAGCAAGAAATATTGTTATTGCCTGAATAATTGCCATTGCACCAATTGAATTATCTCCTCCATATACTTTTAATGTACTGTTGAAAGTATAATTTACCAAACTTGACCCCATTTGCAATGCAAATGGTGATGATCCTAAAGCCATTATATTCTTAATTTTTTCCCATTGTAGTTTCATATTCTTTAAATATAATTTAAGTCCACTAAAACTTGATTTAAAATAAAATATAGTCCATGCTGCTGAAATATATTGTGAAATAATTGTAGCCCAAGCTGCACCTGACACTCCCATATCCATTCCAAATATAAAAATAGGGTCAAGTACTATGTTTATTATGGCTCCTATCAGCAAAGTAACCATTGACATTTTAGGGTTTCCATCTGATCTGATAGCTGCATTTGCTACATATCCAACTATTGTTGCTGGAAATCCATATGCTACTATCCACAAGTATTCTCTTGCATATCTGCTTGTATTTTCACTTCCTCCTAATACTGCAACTAATTTATCCATATACAACAATACAAATACTGCTATTATTAGTGAAATAATTATTCCATATCCTATTCCATTTCCCAAATATTTTTCAGCTTCATCTTTTTGTTTTCTTCCAAGGCTTAAAGATATATTTGTTGCTCCTCCAAGTCCTATTAATACAGCAAAAGCAAACACAAAGATTGTAACTGGAAAAGTAAGTCCTACTCCAGCTATTGCAAAGTGTCCTACATCTTTTATATTTCCAATATATATTCTGTCAACTATACTGTACAAAGCATTTACAAGCATTCCAATTATAGCTGGAAGTGAAAATTGTACTAAAAGCTTTGTTATTTTTTCCGTTCCCATAAATTGATGTTTATTTTTCATTTGTTCCTCCTAAAAACTTTCCTGTTACATTTTAAATTCTACCATTTTTCTAAAAGCTTTGACATTATTCTCTTTAAAGTATCTATTTCATCTTTTTCAAGTATTTGCTCTACTTTTTTATGAAAGATTTGTGACACATCAAAAATAACTCCTATTACTTCTTCTGCTTTTTCTCCTAATTCTAAATACATTATTCTTCTGTCTTCAGAACAAACGCTTTTTCTTACATATCCCTTTTTTTCTAATTTATTTACAAGGATAGTTACCGTTGATTTATCTTTTGATATTTTCTCTGTTATTTCTTTCATAGAAAGAATTTTAAAAACATATAATACTATAATTATCCTTATATGAGAATATCCCAAATCTGTTATTCCCTTTTTTCTTAGTTCTTCATCCATAAAAATTCTGCTTCTATGATGGGCTCTAGACAGATAGCTATACAATGAATTTCCAAAAGCTTCATTTTTCATATTTCATCACCTATCCTTTAATCTAACATGAAATTAGTTTTATGTCAAACTATTATTTACATCTATATTTTGTAATATTTCTGTATAAGACAAATGTAAGTAATATTTTTAACATAGTTTTGCAGAAATAGATATTTCTATAATTACTATAAAGTTTATTAGTACAGGTAAAAAAAATAATCCACAATATAAAACAAAAAATATTTTAAAAAAACCTGAGAATTATTTTATCAGCAATCATTTTTAAATTAATAAATCCATGATATAATAATAAAAATATGCAGATAAGTATTTAGAATAACTATAATATTATATTTTTTATAGATGTTAGCCAAAATTAAAATTTTTCATTTATTAGAAATTTACCATAATATTTATTCTAGGACTAACTACCTCTTTATAAAGAACTTAATATATCTACTAAAAGAATAAGGAGTGATTTTATTGAAAAAATTTTTTTTATCTATTTTATTATTGTTAATTTTAACAGCTTGTGGACAAAAAGAAATATACAAAACAAAAGATGATATTTCAAGAGTTGAAAATGAAATATCTTACTCCATTAATTACAATGAATTTTATAATTACCTGAATGAAGCTTACCCTAAAATAAAATTTGAAAAACAGGACCCTAGAATTACTAAAAGTGGTAAGTATGTTGGAGTTATTACTTGGAAAAATTTTAAAATAGAATGTAACTTTAAAGAAAAAAATAGCGAACTAACGTCTATTTACCTATCATCACCAAAAGGAAAGATAAAACATTCAAAAACAGTGGCTTTAGTTAGGAATGTAGAATTTAATCAACAGGATATAAGAGATTTAAAAAAATATTCATTAGTGATTAATAATATTTTAAACTCAAGCAATACACAAAAAAAAATGCAAGAATTTTTAGATGAAAAATTAAAAAAGAATATAGAAAGAGGAAAAATACAAATAGGAGAATCTAAAGTTACTTTGAGGCTTAGTGGTCCTGTTTTACTTGTTGTATTTGAACCAAATATTATAAAATAATATTTCAATAAAAGTGTAAGTCTGATGAATAATAAGTTATAATATTGAAATTACAGTATCTACAATTTCAATTTCTATAGGCAAAGAGATATCTAATATGAATTAAAAATTTATAACTATTAATAAAATATCTGAATTCTTTTAAGTGAAAATATGATATAATCCACTGTATACAATAACTTAATTTTTAAAGAGGTAATTTTAATGAAAATAGCTATTATTGGAGCTCCTGACTCTGTTGAAAAAATATACAGTATACTTTCTTCTGAATATAAAGAAGTAAGTTTTTTTAAATATCCAAAAGAAAAAATTGAAGAAATGATTCCCCTTATTCAAAAATTAGAAAATGATGTAGATGGAATATATCTTACGGGAATTGGAATTTATTCATCTCTTAATCTTAAAACTGATCTTTCTAACAAAGCTATTGTTTATACTAAAAGAGGTGAAATGGGAATAATCAAAGCTTTTTTATTGCTCCAAAAAGATTATGAATC
This genomic window contains:
- a CDS encoding putative transcriptional regulator, giving the protein MKNEAFGNSLYSYLSRAHHRSRIFMDEELRKKGITDLGYSHIRIIIVLYVFKILSMKEITEKISKDKSTVTILVNKLEKKGYVRKSVCSEDRRIMYLELGEKAEEVIGVIFDVSQIFHKKVEQILEKDEIDTLKRIMSKLLEKW
- the ktrA gene encoding potassium transporter KtrA, which produces MKQYLVIGLGRFGTSVAQTLYESNEEVLALDIDEELVQEAINSNIVDNAVVMDATDVKSLKELGVSNYDIAFVCTGDIEPSIMITLNLKELGIEKIIAKAVSKSHGKVLAKIGATKVIYPEEYMGRRVAQLAMEPNMIEHLRFSSEFLLLEVKAPSVFWGKTMVELDIRKKYNVNVVGIKKEDQSFKPNLSADTLIEKGDVLLVITDNKTADYLENLK
- the ktrB gene encoding potassium transporter KtrB — encoded protein: MDIDYFKKLSPSRKLILGFLFAILLGTFILMMPFSLREGEKLNFLSSLFTIVSAVCVTGLTVVDVSKVFSPAGDLVIIFFIQLGGLGVMTFSSILFLAMGKRMTFYERELLKEERNADSSGEISSFIKKLLLTVFVIESIGAIILTWEFAKEMPINKAVFYGIFHSISAFCNAGFALFSNNLEAYKANPIINLTIGYLITLGGIGFAVITSVIMVIRRGIDRFNLTSKVAIIISVILTFGGMILFFILEYSNPATLGDLNFIQKILASYFQSVTLRTAGFNTIPLGELRNSTIFMCCILMFIGASPGSTGGGIKTTTFGVILFYVIGIVKKKENVEIFNRRLDWEIMNRALAILVLALTYVSAVIMLMLIAESFSPEEIVFEVISAFGTVGLTLGITPDLTTFSKLLLIFTMFVGRLGPMTFALAIGETKKKALSKYPKENILVG
- a CDS encoding putative efflux transporter — encoded protein: MKNKHQFMGTEKITKLLVQFSLPAIIGMLVNALYSIVDRIYIGNIKDVGHFAIAGVGLTFPVTIFVFAFAVLIGLGGATNISLSLGRKQKDEAEKYLGNGIGYGIIISLIIAVFVLLYMDKLVAVLGGSENTSRYAREYLWIVAYGFPATIVGYVANAAIRSDGNPKMSMVTLLIGAIINIVLDPIFIFGMDMGVSGAAWATIISQYISAAWTIFYFKSSFSGLKLYLKNMKLQWEKIKNIMALGSSPFALQMGSSLVNYTFNSTLKVYGGDNSIGAMAIIQAITIFLAMPIFGINQGVQPILGYNYGAKLYSRVREALRKAILGASIICIVDFLTIQFLSKYFIFIFTREKALLDIASHGLRINTMMFPIIGFQIISSVYFQAVGKPKLSLFISLSRQIIVLIPCIIIMSRMFGLAGIWFAAPTADFIATVLTFILIKREMKQLKQLQIAREEELILAGEK
- the pepT gene encoding peptidase T; its protein translation is MNNLVERFLKYVKIDTDSDPSNKACPSSDIQWNLAKVIIEDLKELGLEEISLDENGYIMAALPANCDLDIPTIGFIAHMDTAPTYNGRGVNPRIIENYNGEDIILNKELEIILSPKDFEHLKNYIGQDLIVTDGKTLLGADDKAGIVEIIEAVKYLKDHPEIKHGKIKIGFTPDEEIGRGANLFDVKKFDCKFAYTVDGGEIGELEYENFNAASAVIKIKGRDIHPGTAKNSMINSILIGMELNSMLPVEQRPEYTENYEGFFLLNDMKGTVEDTSMNYIIRDHSMKKFNEKKILIKDAVQYLAKKYKDAEIEIEVKDSYYNMKEKIEPVMYVIDLAHKSMEELNIKPCIKPIRGGTDGARLSYKGLPCPNLFTGGHNFHGKYEYVCIQSMEKARDLIVKIAENLVKINFEEK